TTCACACTGGACATTTTTCCCTATTGCAATATTATCCTACTGATAAAAATCTGTTCTTACCACTTGAACTAGTGTCCTGCTTTTTCTTTGATCCTTATTAAGAGAGGTGATATGCATTTTGCAAacctttatttgtttatttttatcaggAGCTTCTTACATTGAAAATAACACTGTTAAATGACACCGAGCATCACAACATGAACACGGTTTGGGAGATGACACCAGGGTGAGGCGAGCTCGACAGCAAATATACTCACAGTGCGGATAAGCCAGCTGATCAGGGAGTGTCTCTGAAACAGGGCAGCGATCACGTTCTCCCACCACCAGCCTTTATCTGCTGAGATGAGGAAGGAACAATAGGTACAGACTCAAATTGCTGCCCCAGAGCCACTTTCTAAGTTCCTTAAATCTTGTTTCTTTCCCATCATACAAGCTGATGGGGGAGACAGGTTGGTGGGCGAAGAATGATTTTACTGGCATCTAGTTTTCAACGATGAAGTGCAAATTTCATGGCAGTATataaacctgtgtgtgtgtgtgtgtgtgtgtgtgtacaatcaTACAACCTTTACCCGGAAACAATGGTAATTATGTTAAAGGAAATCATTCTATTTATTACTTCACACAAAATAAAACTAGGTAGCTATCAAGAGAAGTAGGAATGGTCTTCCCCCAGCTTCTGCAGACCTGGCTCCTGGATCATGTGAGTCAGGCCCTAGGCAGGGCCCCATACCTGTAATACCAGCTCCACCCCCTCCTTCGTTCTCTATCACATCTTCTGGTTTTACTTTCTTGGCAGCACCTATCACTACCTGAAATCATCTTCATCACTTACCTGCCCACTGCCCATCTTCCCCCACGAGGACGGAGGCATGTAGTGAGGTAGGTGTTCTATAACTTCTGTTGGGTGAGTGAATGAAGCACTTGGATAAAATCGAACAGGGACATGGCTAAAAATGCTTGGGAGTTTGTTTTGATTACCTCGTTCGTTGCCAGAAACTGTAAACTTGTGTGGACTCTGACCAGTCCATAATCCTACATAGCCAACGAAGGTGGTTCCTGTGAACGCAACCTGAAATCAAGAGATAAGGCATCATCTAAGCACTCCAGCCAAAGGCACACTGAAATCACCTGTTTTGCCCCACAATTTCATGGATTTTTCTTCTACGTTCCAACCCACTAGAATGAGAACTTTGAAATAGCCTTCTAGAAGATTTAACTTTGGGGGGCCAAGGATAGAAGTCTGTGGATCTGTGACTTTGGATGAGAAAAAAGgtacatctttattttcactaacctCTAACTGAAATGAGTGCACGCAAGGACGCGTGGAGTTACTGCACTGCCTGGGGTTCAGTCACCAGGAGAAACCGTTGGGATTTTCAGACCTAATGGCTTTAGACATGATGTACACACACATCTTGAAATAGCATTCATACTTATTACTACTCTGAATTTATGGTAGTCATTAGACTCATTGCTAAAGTTTACCAGCTAATGTGTTAAGAAAAAGTGTAATATTAAAAGGATATGTATATTTCAACATAACTGGCTTTCTTTGTGATCTCatgcattttatgtatttataaaacattattttgagaaGGGATCAATAACCTTTATCAAAGGGGTCCATGCACAAAAAAGTTAAGAGGCTTCACGCTGGAAGTAGCAAATGGACTCCAATTAAAAACCTTGTGTTGACTCAATTATAAGAGATAAATATCATGCATCTTACAAACTCTGTGAAGGGGAAACAAGTGAGACTTTATCAGTAATaatcacatttaaattttaaataggaaaaaattccTTTACATACatctttcatttaatccttacgaTTATTCCATGAGTTATTGAGATCActcccactttttttttgttttttaaatttaaaatttttttttctttttttttggctttttccttctttatttttttctttttcttttttcactcccACTTAAAGAAATGAGCTCCTATCATTGTAAGACACCACTATATACCccagaggagaaaaatcaaacactaTCAATTATTTCAGATACCAGATGTCATTTTTCAAAGAGGTACTTAGATAAGTGTCCAGCTTATACTGTTCAATAAAGATgaactattttatattttgagaaaTGAATGGACCTAGGTTagttttttcctagaaaattgaATTTTAAGTCAGTAccttttcacttgtttatttctaCCTTGTCTGGTTGTAAAATAAAGTGGCTAAATTACAAGGGAAAAATGCAGTGGCCTTAATTTTACAAACGACCTCTTCCTCTAGACTCATTGAGGGCCTTCCCCAAATCCTCCTCATTTCCATTCACAGCAGTAAAATGGGAGTAAGTGCCTCGCTAGTAAAGCCTTCACAAAATGTAACTCCAGGGGAGAAAAAGTAATCATTTTGGTCACTTCATTTGCATGGTGCACTGACCCGCACATTAGTGTCACTCTTGAAGAGCTCAGCAAATTAAAGTTACGAAAAATCAAAATCACGTTGTAGtttctaagatattttatattacataatCATAAATTAGAAGATAGAATTTGTAAGATATTGTATCTTATAGCTTtgaaaaactgtctttatttctaaatatctatGCTTTCCAGGTGTCTGTGCCAGGTCATTTAATATAAACAAACCCTTAGTTGCAGCAGGAGACTCTAATTTACAGCCTAAGGCTGGGATTTGGGGAGAAAGCTCCTCGGAGGCTAAAGACCTGGGTTTGGTCCCACCTCTGCCACATTTCCCCAGGTGATTTGGAGCAAGCTCGTCTCTGTAAGGCCCGGTGCTTTCATCCAGAAAATGAGGATGGAGATGTTGACTGGAGCCTGCCTCACAGGGCTGACGTGAAGATCAAAGGGGGTCCTGTATCTGAAAATGCCTTCAGAATTATGAACACTAGACAAGTATAAGAGCTTAATCATTGGGTTTTCAATTTAGCAAAACAATTTATTGGCTAGGAGCCCTCAGTAGAAAGACAATACCCAAGTGTAAACTACTGAATTTGAAAATAGTAATGTGAGCACTGAGAAAAGCCACACCAATAGGTTATTCCCCATGGGAGCCTCAGGgtaaacagaaacaaacagagCAACAACTCTGGGTGATGGTGAATCTGGAGGGAATagctgaaattatttatttttattgcatttaatcCTTTTGTCGATTTTTAAGAATTTCTGCTCCCTATAGAATAATGGAGAAAGGCCTAAAGcagtaaatgaaaataattgcTGTCCCCTCATTCAGTAATAATTACTAACATTTTAAtcatttcctttcagaatttattttgctTAGTATGTCATTGCTGCCACTTAAAACCATTTTAGAAGTAAATCTTTGGCTAACAAATCAAATTGGTAATAGTGGGTGAAATAAAGGAATGAAACCGGGAAAGGAGAAATTTTCACCTTAAATATTTTTGCACTGTATGAGTGTTTAATAAGAAACAGTTTTTGTCTGTAAAAGCAGGTAACTAAATGAGTACTTAGTAAATGAGTTTCTAATATTTGTGACTCAACCCCTAAATgcaaagaacaaatgaaataaagtcCTATCCTTCAACAGTGCCCCCCAAAGCCAAAGCCTGACTTTTGCATGCTCTGTTCTGTCTCATGGCAATGACATTCATTGTGTACTCAGTGAACATAGATCAATGCTGTCCTCAAGATACTTACACAGAAATGTGCCAGTAGTAAACAGTAGATTgtacttttaaagaaactatgaTGAAGATGAAATGATCTgagtaaaattgtttttaaagatcAAAATAAGACAGTGGTATGTGTCAATCATACTTTTAGAGTGAAGGACCACTTATGATCTGGCCACTATTTATCAAGCATTGATCACATGCTTTGCGTAGATTACTTCATGTAACCTCTATAACTATCTCCATAAAGTAattattaacctctctgagctggtCTGAAAAATGAGTTTAAGTAATACCCCAAGTTCACAAAGGAAGTGACAGtagcaggattcaaacccaattAGATCCCAAAACTGAGTGTTCCTAGCCATTACTTTACCCAGCCACTCCTTATTCTAGAAGAGACCTGACacaggaaagcagaggaaagagcTGACTTACCATTATAAGTGGACAATTGATCATACCCCCCATTCCCCGAGATTTCCCTACGGAAAACTGGTTGACCTCTCTGTAAGCAGATactcaataataataaatgaCTCTTCTTTCTATAAGCATACTTATGTAAACCTCtcttgtggttttgtttttccaggaGTTTGATATTTTTTGTATCTTAAATTAATACACTTCAGCTGCAGACGATCCAAGTGACAGCTAACTTGAGTTAGcaagtttctctgatttcttgaATCTTACACTGTACAGACTATACCTGCCCATTCTTTAAGAACTGCACATCCATTGTCAAGTTGCGTAAGAGATTTCCAAAAGCATAATCCAGATTCCGGCCATGGTAAATGTGGCCTCTGGAGTCTTGAGCCACAATACTGGTGCAGAAtctggggaaagggaaaaatcCAATgtgaatgaataagaaaaacaagaaaaaggacatgagtttttcatttttaaaataagtcctCAGAGTAAAACAGTTTTTCTTCCTTATAATGAACACACATGCACAATTCAAGATGAAAAAGACAACTGTACACAACTCAATAGTGTTCATCCAGTGTTACTGGACTTTTGCCCTCTGTACACGTGACATTGAAAACATACTGGAAGAGAATTTCATCTTAAATCTAAATCTGAAACGGACCCATTCTGGGCTCACCTAGACCACTGAACTTCGTTCATTCCTCTGCTTGGCAGTTTGTAGTCTCTTTAACACACCCTTCAAAGCTGGCTCAAGTCCAACCCTCTCTGCCCTGAATTTCTCAGAACAAGTACAATGGCACCAAACCATTCTGTTCCACAAACTGCTTCATCTTGTCTCCTTGGGAAAAAGGTGAACTATTTAGCGTCTTGGCAATTTTCCTGTCCCCCCTTGAGCTCCCTGCCCAGAGCTATTAAGAGAAATGGACCTTTTAAGAACTCCTAGCCAGAGAGATGCATTTTAAGGGAAACAAGAAGTTTGTTAAGATGTTTAAATGTGCATATTCTCTGAGACTATGTAATGCttggtgaaaaaaatatttaaataaatcatgttCAATTCAGGGACAGGGGaaaaatatgtacacatacacacacacagaggaaatatCGTGAAGGATGGATGGTCATTTCTGAGTAACAGGACTgtgcttaattttctttatacttttctgtacttactaattttctataatgattacatattacttttataattaagagaaaataaatgttacttaattttttgtgtgtgtttaaaaatggaaacttggtcaggttttaatttttttccaattttttccatGATCTTCAAAGAGTTCTTGTCAAGAAGGGAACTGATCAAACACTGGAAGTAGCTAAAGctcgggggaagggtatagctcagtggcagagcacatgcttagcatgcactaggtcctgggcttaatccccagtacctctgttaagaaaaaataaatgaataaatctaattaccaaccccacctccacaaaaaaaaaataaataaataaataaaaatgaagttggTAGACTCTCTTGCAAAGGTGATTTTTCAAAATCAGCAAGACAGCAATTCTTCTGTGTTATGCCCAAAAGTTTTGGTGTGAGGTAGCCAACAAGCACAGGGGATAAATGGGGAACCAGGCTCCGCTTTGGGAGAGGCACTGCAGTGCACGGGGGACATGTGCTTTTAGCAGCAGCTCTGACAACTCACCATGCACCTAACTTTCAGCAAGTTGTCCCCTTTGAGGTTTGGTTTCCACATCACAAAAGGTAATACCATCTCCAGTACCTCATACCCAGTAGACTCAATAAAGGGTAGCTAGTTTTAATCAGATTCAAAAAGCCTTATACCAGCAATAAAGACAAAACATTTCCTTTGTTAATGCTAGTGGAGTCTGAGGGTGCTTTTTCTTAGCAGGCAATTCAATATACATCTTAGTATCACACCCCAAAGTTAGAATGTTTTTACTAGAATTTTTGCTTTAGTCAGTTGAATACAGTGACTAACAAAAGAaggtgtaaatgaaaatgttgatttttttccattgagaAAGGCACATGTCAGAAGAGGAAACAAGATGGTGGTAGGAGATGAGGAATGGCAAAATTAACTGAGGTCATTTGAAAAGCACTTTAACACATGTGTGTCTTATTtgtgtcttaaaacattttcctgAAAAGGAAGGCAGCAACAGTGCTTCTTAACTTTCTTTGCCTAAGTGTTCTGGGAAGATGCCAGGAGGCAGTAAAGCTTCAttatccaaagaaaaataaatttataccaTCTTTTGGCAGCCAGAAGCCATAGGTATCTACAAGGTGTTAACTAGATGAGACTGGTCTGGTGGCAAAACAGTAATTCCTTCAGACTGAAACCAAGTCAAATCTCTTCATTCCAGGACCTGCTACCAAGCCAACAGACTTGAGGCCCCCCCTGGACTTGGCCTGGGATCAGCCACACAGTGCGTATTGCTTTCACCTGGGTGCGCCACAGTTCATGCCACCCCGCGTACTAAATACAGTCTGGCCCTATCAGCCAGAACAGTGTTGCCTGTGACCCCAGCCCTGGAGGCAACAGACTCGGAAAAACGACTCCTGATCGCTAGCCGTGAGGAACACGGGGAGGGGGGGTGATAAAAGCAGGGGGGTCAAATGAGTGCTGAGACTACCCCCTGCATTAGAGGGCTGGAGGGCCATTGGTTTAACTCGAGGGTCCAGCCAAGAGTGGGATCAGTTCTCAAAACTTCCTAGAAAAGTACATGTTGGGCAGCGTTTAGAAAGTGGGATGCTACCCAGATTGGTGGAGGGAGAAAAGGGGACTTCACACAGAGGAAGTTCAGTGTTGAGGTCAGAGAAGCTGCTTTCCTTCTCGAAGCTCATAATCTTCTGCTCGGATATATCTAGACAAGCAGAGGAAGCACTGGAGGTTTCTGGGGAGCCCGGTCACCACCCCGTTTTTGTCACACTGAAAACACGTCTCCTCCCACTCAGATGTAGCAGGAATCCCTGCCAAGTCTCAAATTAATCCGCGCAAGCACGGGGCACTCACGCGGTGGACTCATAGACTAGGTTGAGGAGGATGCAGTCCGCCAGCTGGAAGTTCAGGGCATCGCACATGCCGCGGATCTCGCCTATGAAGGGTTTCGGCAGGAAGAGTTCCAGCATCCTGACTGTCTTTCGGATCAATTCGAGGACCCACTTGGGGACATTATCCCTAGAAACAAAAAACCACGAGGATGTCTGATCTGCTCAGAGTTTGGAGGGGTGCGAGCGTGTCTGTATTTGGAGGGGGGGGGTGCCTAAATTTCTCATCCTTGGGGGTGACTGTTAGTTGCCTCCTTTTCCCGGAGAGCTGACAGCCCAGGCCTCTCCGGCATCATCCCAAACGCCAGCGTCCAGGAGAGAAAAGAACACTCGGAGAGAGGGAAGTAGGGGGACGGAGAGTGGTCCAAAGGGGTGGGTTTCGGGGCCGTGAGGCCTGCTGGGAGCGCGTAGGCTGCGTCCCCCACTCGGTAGCTGAGCAGCTGGGGCTAGAACCCATGTCCTACCCTGATCCAGAATGGCTGGTGGACGGGCGTGCCACTGGTGACACCGAACCTGAAAGTCAAGCCAGCTGCGTCGGTTCATTCCCAGCCCCGACGTTGCCTAGAGCAGTAGCACCTGCAAGTTCTGGTTCCCACCTCGCCTGCACACTCCAGACGCCGGGGGTCGAGGCGGCCCTTGCGAAGGGCAAGGCAGTCGCAGAGGGAAGGAAGTCACGAGTCTCAGTTTGAAGCACACTGGGCTTTCCCGCACTCCGAACCCCGCCGCCAGTGTCCCTGCAGCACCCCCTCGCCTGCGCTCACCCGACGATGTGCGCCATCGCGGCACGCAAGAAGTCCGGGTCGAAGTGCTGCAGCACCGGCAGCCAGCGCAGCTCCGGGGCCATGTCCAGGCTCACGTTGAAGAGCGGCGGGGCTTGGGGCGAGGCGGCGGCGGAAGCCCCGGCCccggccagcagcagcagcagcgccaGCGCCGGGCGTGCACTCGGACCCGCGCTTCTCATAACTCCTGCAGCCACTGCCGGCTCCTGGGGGAAGcgctggaggaggagaaggaggagcccTGGCGAAGCCAGGCGGGCTGTAGGCGGAGCCCGCGTGCGGCTGGGTCCGCCTAGTCACCCGGGACCCGGCATGACGAGACCGGGCACCTCCCCTGTCAAGCATCTGcgcttccttcctcctccaccagTGCCCCCATTCACCCCTCCCCGGCAGCAGTCTCGAGTCCGGCCTGGCTCTGGGTCCTAAGGAGGCGCTAAATGCTAAATGCGTCCACCGCTTCtcactcccactccccaccccattcACCCACGTGGGTCTAGAGAGTGTAAACTGTGGCCTGGAGAAAATGATTTTCAGCCGCGAAGAGGAAGCCTGGCCAGTCCTACCGTGGTAGAAAGGGACgctccacccccatcccactcccccaacccccacactcCCATTTGCTCTTATTTAAATTCTTCTGAATTTTACAAGGGAAAGGAGAGCTTTTTCAGTTCAACACTCCctcttcttttcagtttttttttttttaaagctaaaaaggTAGTGAATTTTACGTGCCAGATGTTTTTGCCCACTCTGTCTCACAGAACCATCAAAACAAGCTAAAAGATAGGTTCTACTAACTCATCCCTGTTTTCCTGATGGGGAATGTTATGTAATTTGCCCGAAGTCACAGGGCTGGTGAGCACTGCGCTAGCCTCAAAGCCAGGCTATCAGAATCCAAGCTCCACCTTCACAATCATTAAGCTGAAGCATCCTCACCTTTTGGGGATCCCAACTTGGGAGACAAAACGTATTAAGTATTAGGAAAATCACCAGACTTAGTAAGACTGGGACGTTCTTTAATGATTAACACGGTCGTTTGTGGGTAAAATAGTGTGGAGGAAACTTggaaagttcattttttaaaagtacccCCTCTCCCCAACTGGAATACGCCATCACTACCTTTGACTTTTCCCCCATTTTAATGGGCTACGTAAAATGGGCTACAATTTTAAGGTTCCCATTTCTTCCTGGTCGTTCTATAAAATTTAAGTCAAGACCCAGATCTTAATTAGCTCATTTGCAAAGCCTGAGTAACAGCAATTGCCCGATTAAGGCACAGGTGGATTGAGAGAATCACCAAGGGGAGAGATCAGCTGGGTTCAGAGAGATgcgcttccattaaaaaaaaaaagtgacttccCTCACTTTAAGAATgatattaaaaagattaaaattaaaaacaaataagggATTTTAAAAACAACCATGATAAAGTGTATTGAATGAGCAAATCTACAGTGGTAAAAATCGGTGTTATACACAAGCTTAGCTAAATataatttcatgtaatttattcATCTACTGTTAAAAGGTTATACATACGCTATAGGACAGTGT
The Camelus bactrianus isolate YW-2024 breed Bactrian camel chromosome 2, ASM4877302v1, whole genome shotgun sequence genome window above contains:
- the NAAA gene encoding N-acylethanolamine-hydrolyzing acid amidase isoform X1; amino-acid sequence: MRSAGPSARPALALLLLLAGAGASAAASPQAPPLFNVSLDMAPELRWLPVLQHFDPDFLRAAMAHIVGDNVPKWVLELIRKTVRMLELFLPKPFIGEIRGMCDALNFQLADCILLNLVYESTAFCTSIVAQDSRGHIYHGRNLDYAFGNLLRNLTMDVQFLKNGQVAFTGTTFVGYVGLWTGQSPHKFTVSGNERADKGWWWENVIAALFQRHSLISWLIRTTLSESENFEAAVYKLAKTPLIADVYYIVGGTTPKEGVVITRNRGGPADIWPLDPLNGAWFLVETNYDHWKPVPKGDDRRTPAIKALNATGQANLSLEALFQVLSVFPVYNNYTIYTTVMSAANPEKYMTRIRNPG
- the NAAA gene encoding N-acylethanolamine-hydrolyzing acid amidase isoform X2 gives rise to the protein MRSAGPSARPALALLLLLAGAGASAAASPQAPPLFNVSLDMAPELRWLPVLQHFDPDFLRAAMAHIVGDNVPKWVLELIRKTVRMLELFLPKPFIGEIRGMCDALNFQLADCILLNLVYESTAFCTSIVAQDSRGHIYHGRNLDYAFGNLLRNLTMDVQFLKNGQVAFTGTTFVGYVGLWTGQSPHKFTVSGNERDKGWWWENVIAALFQRHSLISWLIRTTLSESENFEAAVYKLAKTPLIADVYYIVGGTTPKEGVVITRNRGGPADIWPLDPLNGAWFLVETNYDHWKPVPKGDDRRTPAIKALNATGQANLSLEALFQVLSVFPVYNNYTIYTTVMSAANPEKYMTRIRNPG